In Gambusia affinis linkage group LG20, SWU_Gaff_1.0, whole genome shotgun sequence, the genomic window CTGCATGGACCACCATGTGATTCACAAGACTCCCTTGAGAACTAAAACTTTTGCCACAGAAATCACAAATAAatggtttctctcctgtgtggattCTTACGTGCGTCTTAAGATTTGCGCTGCGGAGAAATTTTTTACCACAAAAACCGCAGTCAAAaagtttctctccagtgtggatTCTCATGTGTGTCTCACGATGCTCTTCTGCCCGAAACCTTTTACGACAAACATCACAACTAAAAGGTTTCTCTACAGAATGGGTGATCATATGAGTCTTTAGCAGtgacttaaaattaaaacttttcccACAATCCCCACAGCTAAATGGTTTGTCTTTAGTGTGGTTTTGCGTGTGCATCCTAAGACGTGATTtagcattaaatgttttaccacACAGATCACAGCTGAAAGGTTTGTCTCTGTGGACTTTCATGTGTTTGTTAAGGTTCATCTGATAATAAAATCCTTTTCCACATTTGCTACAGGAAAGTGGCTTTTCTTCAGCATGAATTCTGAGATGTGCTTTGCGGTCGCTCATTCTGCGAAAACCTTTACCACAAATATCACAGAGGAAAGGTTTCTCATCTGCATGTATTTTCATATGTGTCCTCAGTTGCACATATTCGCTAAAGGTTTCACTGCAATTTTTACAGAGAAAACGCCTTTCTCCGGAGTGGACCCCCAGGTGCTTCTTAAGGGACCACTTGTGGCGATACTGTTTACCGCACTCGGAGCAGCTGAAGGATGTTGCAGCAGATTTACaggctacatttttttttccaccttgcTCAAGTATAATGGTCTGCTTCCAAGCACTGCTTTCCATTTCGGATCCAGAACAAGCAGATGTTTGCCAGTAATCGTTGCTGCTTACATCAGTTTCTGAAGATGgtgaatcattttcatttgaatttagttttaagTTATTATTTGGATCAGGGTGATTGTCTGGATCCAGTCCTCCACAGTGGtctccttctgtttctgtttttatctgctgaGCAGAGCTGTTCGTTGAAGGTTCTGCCTTCACATCTTCTTCAATTTTGACTTGATTAAGCAGTGAAGACTCAAGTTTGTTTTCACCATCTTCAGTTTTCACAGTTTCAGCAGTGGCGTTGATCCTGACTTccttttcttcatctttcagTTCCATAGTCTCTTGAACCTCCTCTTGTCCAACCAGACCTGAAAGACATGTATGTTCAGGGATAACATTCAAATATCAAACCTTCCTTCAGtttctaaacaaagaaaatgttaataacTTGTTGCTAAATTagtacagatttaaaaaactaaatgtgacTGTAAAAggctaaaattacaaaatactttacCCAACAGACTGCATGTAATTGCTTGTGGATCAATGTGAAACCTATATAAATTTGGTCAAGTTTAATTTGGGGTGTAAGGTACCGTCTCTGATCCATTTTCATCTTTAGGCTGTGTCAAGCAGGACTGCGTTTCATGTGAGCTGAAATGCAGTCCTGGTCCAAATTAAAGGAACAATTTTACTGCACACAATATTACAATAAGCTGTTGTAGTGCTGCTGTGTGTGAGACAGTTCAATAAAATTTTCCTGAGCACAGGCAACTGAAGGATCAAATCTTTTACAGACGATTCAAGACAAGCCTCAGATTTAGGTTCTGAGA contains:
- the LOC122823375 gene encoding gastrula zinc finger protein XlCGF57.1-like, which gives rise to MELKDEEKEVRINATAETVKTEDGENKLESSLLNQVKIEEDVKAEPSTNSSAQQIKTETEGDHCGGLDPDNHPDPNNNLKLNSNENDSPSSETDVSSNDYWQTSACSGSEMESSAWKQTIILEQGGKKNVACKSAATSFSCSECGKQYRHKWSLKKHLGVHSGERRFLCKNCSETFSEYVQLRTHMKIHADEKPFLCDICGKGFRRMSDRKAHLRIHAEEKPLSCSKCGKGFYYQMNLNKHMKVHRDKPFSCDLCGKTFNAKSRLRMHTQNHTKDKPFSCGDCGKSFNFKSLLKTHMITHSVEKPFSCDVCRKRFRAEEHRETHMRIHTGEKLFDCGFCGKKFLRSANLKTHVRIHTGEKPFICDFCGKSFSSQGSLVNHMVVHAAEKPFVCDVCGKTFRRPVELKIHARVHTGEKPFGCDICGKQFSQSSHAKIHIRMHTGEKSCACHVCGKAFCERGSLSQHMRVHTGEKRFTCNVCDMHFNRKYKLTTHMKTHVEIQSDAGKLNQSGSC